A stretch of Endozoicomonas sp. SCSIO W0465 DNA encodes these proteins:
- a CDS encoding sigma-70 family RNA polymerase sigma factor produces the protein MESKPDQAVQKQDFRQVLVDLAKSRDKKLFIQLYDYFAPRLKSFLVRKGANEELAKELVQETLLSVWRKTSSYDPGKATASTWIFRIARNLWIDRLRKEKPDMLSPLNSYPEAGYSPSMAVCDSGRLQDALGALPQQQAQLVYKVYYEGKSHREIAEDMDMPIGSVKSGLRLAFDKLRVRIGGES, from the coding sequence ATGGAATCCAAACCTGATCAGGCGGTGCAAAAGCAGGACTTCAGGCAGGTTCTGGTTGATCTGGCGAAAAGTCGCGATAAAAAGCTGTTTATACAGCTTTATGACTACTTTGCTCCGCGGCTGAAAAGCTTTCTGGTCAGAAAAGGTGCAAACGAAGAACTGGCAAAAGAGCTGGTTCAGGAAACCCTGCTGTCGGTCTGGCGCAAGACATCCAGTTATGACCCCGGAAAAGCAACGGCATCCACCTGGATTTTTCGAATTGCCAGGAATCTGTGGATTGACCGACTTCGTAAAGAAAAGCCCGACATGCTCTCACCGCTGAACAGCTATCCCGAGGCAGGTTACTCACCCAGTATGGCGGTCTGTGATTCAGGGCGTTTGCAAGATGCCTTGGGCGCTCTGCCTCAGCAACAGGCTCAATTGGTTTACAAAGTGTATTACGAAGGAAAATCCCATCGCGAAATCGCTGAAGATATGGATATGCCTATTGGCAGCGTAAAATCCGGCCTCAGACTGGCTTTTGATAAATTACGGGTGCGCATTGGAGGTGAGTCATGA
- a CDS encoding ChrR family anti-sigma-E factor, producing MSCNHHPDDSTLLCYGAGSLPDALAMVVACHLAVCDQCYDKVVEAEQIGLGLMEQEPVESISQSSRDWMLAMLDESVDDAGSEVGKTSDVNSDIPEPLCPLIGHSFSDLHWRTMAPGMKQFILPASRGKLRLLKIAPGTFMPSHGHSGSELTLVLKGSYSDELGRFSVGDVADVDPDMTHQPVADTHEGCICLIATDGPLRFKGLVPRLLQPFFQL from the coding sequence ATGAGCTGCAATCACCACCCCGATGACAGTACCCTGCTGTGCTATGGCGCTGGCAGCTTGCCGGATGCGCTTGCCATGGTAGTCGCCTGCCATCTGGCTGTCTGTGACCAGTGTTATGACAAGGTTGTGGAAGCAGAACAGATCGGCCTCGGTCTGATGGAGCAGGAACCCGTGGAGTCCATATCCCAAAGCTCCCGGGACTGGATGCTGGCCATGTTGGATGAGTCTGTCGATGATGCCGGTTCTGAAGTCGGTAAAACATCGGATGTTAACTCAGATATACCAGAGCCACTGTGCCCGCTGATTGGCCATTCGTTCAGTGATCTTCACTGGCGTACCATGGCCCCCGGTATGAAGCAATTTATCCTGCCTGCCTCCCGGGGCAAGCTGCGGCTGCTGAAAATTGCTCCGGGCACATTCATGCCCTCCCATGGTCACAGCGGTTCTGAACTGACCCTGGTGCTCAAGGGTTCCTACAGTGATGAGCTGGGGCGCTTCTCCGTCGGAGATGTGGCCGATGTGGACCCGGATATGACCCATCAACCGGTTGCCGATACCCATGAAGGCTGTATCTGCCTGATTGCAACGGACGGCCCTCTCCGCTTTAAAGGGTTGGTTCCACGACTCTTGCAACCATTTTTTCAGCTATAA
- the rmuC gene encoding DNA recombination protein RmuC encodes MTLTALVVVAVASLLSFAMAWFVCRQTHQSLKLQTEREVDAQHLQIAQLTEQNADLQDELIEQKVVMQEQLDAGKALLQKETSHLNEQISQHQIKAGRLEAMLISERKREAEKSRDLQALVKELTAERAGRGQAEQRVKELETRLEEQQAQNQKALLQLQENKEALKQEFKHLAHEIFEARGKVLSDQHHEQLHSLLAPFKEQLGEFRSKVEEAHREDSVSRAALKQQLETMHQLNRKMTDDAESLAKALKGDKKLQGNWGEMQVETILDSSGLIKGQEYQREPNFRDEDGQNKRPDFIVHLPEGKHLIIDSKVSLVDYMAFVNAETDADRDAAMARHIQSIRNHINSLNQKDYPSLPEIKAPDFVFMFMPIEPAFISAFQYDQKLFNDAFEKRIVVVNPTTLLATLRTVANLWTIERQNANTRKLADKGRQVYDKLRIFVEKMEKLDIQLGNTRTTYDDAMSTLKHGRGNLIAQADQFLALGVRVKKELPAKTLETADLEPLEAEELLALEAEIQPAEYHQNPGSPEPAQTHADDIDDIDDIRDEPAAETTHQPLTVAESSMPDFASLETEPGPEFAEATTDNLYHTAPPSEDNTLSGKSDLPGTPDFSALESRLSELGSDLPSPEGGLPSLEAELARLEQEHTEYSWSDFEQQFRPEDPPSK; translated from the coding sequence ATGACGCTTACTGCCCTCGTCGTAGTTGCTGTTGCATCACTGCTGTCTTTTGCAATGGCGTGGTTTGTTTGCCGACAGACCCACCAAAGCCTGAAATTGCAAACGGAGCGGGAAGTGGATGCCCAGCATCTGCAGATTGCCCAGCTGACCGAGCAGAACGCCGACCTGCAGGACGAGCTGATCGAACAGAAAGTGGTCATGCAGGAACAGCTGGATGCAGGTAAAGCCCTGCTTCAGAAAGAGACTTCACACCTTAACGAGCAGATCAGTCAACATCAGATCAAGGCTGGACGTCTTGAGGCCATGCTGATTTCTGAGCGCAAACGTGAAGCGGAGAAAAGCAGGGATCTTCAGGCGCTGGTTAAAGAGCTTACGGCTGAGCGTGCTGGCAGAGGCCAGGCTGAGCAGCGGGTAAAAGAACTGGAAACCCGTCTTGAAGAGCAGCAGGCACAGAACCAGAAAGCGCTGCTGCAGTTGCAGGAAAACAAGGAAGCCCTCAAGCAGGAATTCAAACACCTGGCTCATGAAATCTTTGAGGCCAGGGGTAAAGTGCTCTCTGATCAGCACCATGAACAACTGCATTCACTGCTGGCACCGTTCAAGGAGCAACTGGGTGAATTCCGCAGCAAGGTTGAAGAGGCCCACCGGGAAGACAGTGTCAGCCGTGCGGCACTGAAGCAGCAGTTGGAAACCATGCATCAGCTCAACCGTAAGATGACGGATGATGCAGAGAGCCTGGCCAAGGCATTGAAGGGGGATAAAAAGCTCCAGGGCAACTGGGGTGAAATGCAGGTTGAGACCATTCTTGACAGCAGTGGCCTGATTAAAGGGCAGGAATACCAACGGGAACCGAATTTCAGGGATGAAGATGGCCAGAATAAACGGCCTGACTTTATTGTCCATCTGCCGGAAGGCAAACACCTGATTATTGACTCCAAGGTATCGCTGGTGGATTACATGGCCTTTGTTAATGCTGAAACGGATGCCGACCGTGATGCTGCCATGGCCCGCCATATCCAGAGTATTCGCAATCACATCAACAGCCTGAATCAAAAAGATTATCCCAGCCTGCCAGAAATCAAGGCGCCTGACTTTGTCTTTATGTTCATGCCCATAGAGCCGGCATTTATCTCGGCATTCCAGTATGACCAGAAGCTGTTCAATGATGCTTTTGAAAAGCGCATCGTTGTGGTAAACCCGACGACCCTCCTGGCAACCCTGAGAACCGTGGCCAACCTGTGGACCATTGAGCGGCAGAATGCCAACACCCGTAAGCTGGCTGACAAAGGTCGCCAGGTATACGATAAACTTCGTATTTTTGTTGAAAAGATGGAGAAACTGGATATTCAGCTGGGTAATACCCGCACCACTTACGATGATGCCATGAGCACACTGAAGCACGGTCGCGGAAACCTGATTGCGCAGGCAGATCAGTTCCTGGCACTGGGTGTTCGGGTCAAGAAGGAGTTGCCTGCCAAGACTCTGGAAACCGCTGATTTGGAGCCACTTGAGGCAGAAGAGTTATTAGCGCTTGAGGCTGAAATACAACCTGCTGAATATCATCAGAACCCTGGCTCGCCTGAACCGGCTCAGACTCATGCAGATGACATTGATGACATTGATGACATTAGAGATGAGCCTGCTGCAGAGACAACTCATCAACCGTTAACGGTGGCAGAGAGTTCGATGCCTGATTTCGCTTCACTGGAGACGGAGCCTGGCCCGGAGTTTGCGGAAGCGACCACTGACAACTTATACCACACAGCCCCTCCATCGGAGGACAATACCTTGTCAGGTAAAAGTGATCTTCCGGGTACGCCAGACTTTTCTGCGCTGGAGTCCAGGCTTTCAGAACTGGGCAGTGATTTGCCATCTCCTGAAGGGGGGCTGCCTTCTCTTGAAGCTGAACTGGCGAGGTTGGAGCAGGAGCATACGGAATATTCCTGGTCTGACTTTGAACAGCAGTTCCGGCCAGAAGATCCCCCCTCAAAGTAA
- a CDS encoding DMT family transporter, with protein sequence MNTTIKADLVLLLVTLLAASGWLFSKFAIGGMPPLGYIGIRYMAAALLLLPFAARQLFRLNKKQLFICVMVGLIQTMAMYLWIQAVDSSDRLGEGAFIMSLSMIMVPFMRRVLYGSRIDRFTLLALPFAIAGIALLALKGHWEFEPAQGLYLIATLFVALHFVYTNHNAPGIPSMALTFMLLLVPGVVGMIISFTTESWPAQIAADTWGWVAAAVLMATSLRYFLYTWALKQSEAGHAALIMVIEPVWTAVMSAIWMGESMTARKLFGCGLIFMALLVARWRYIFKPAISKSQRVPE encoded by the coding sequence ATGAACACCACGATAAAGGCAGACCTGGTACTTCTGCTGGTAACTCTGTTGGCCGCGTCTGGCTGGCTGTTCTCCAAATTTGCCATCGGGGGAATGCCTCCGCTGGGTTACATCGGCATCCGTTATATGGCGGCTGCCCTGTTGTTACTGCCCTTTGCCGCAAGACAACTCTTCCGGCTGAACAAAAAACAGCTGTTCATCTGTGTGATGGTGGGATTGATTCAGACCATGGCCATGTATCTCTGGATTCAGGCGGTGGACAGTTCTGATCGCCTGGGTGAAGGGGCATTCATCATGAGTCTGTCCATGATTATGGTGCCCTTTATGAGAAGGGTGCTCTATGGCAGCCGGATTGACCGCTTCACGCTGCTTGCCCTGCCATTTGCCATTGCCGGTATTGCCTTGCTGGCATTGAAAGGACACTGGGAATTTGAGCCAGCCCAGGGGCTTTATCTGATAGCGACCCTGTTTGTTGCCCTGCATTTTGTGTATACCAATCATAATGCGCCAGGTATCCCGTCCATGGCCCTAACCTTTATGCTGTTGCTGGTGCCAGGCGTAGTGGGCATGATCATCTCCTTCACTACGGAAAGCTGGCCGGCACAGATTGCAGCAGACACCTGGGGTTGGGTGGCCGCAGCGGTACTGATGGCCACCAGCCTGCGCTATTTCCTGTATACCTGGGCTCTGAAACAGTCAGAAGCAGGCCATGCTGCGCTGATCATGGTGATTGAGCCGGTATGGACTGCGGTAATGAGTGCGATCTGGATGGGGGAATCCATGACTGCCCGGAAGCTTTTCGGTTGTGGGTTGATCTTTATGGCCCTGCTGGTTGCCAGATGGCGTTATATCTTTAAGCCTGCTATTTCCAAATCACAGCGGGTTCCGGAATAG
- a CDS encoding lactoylglutathione lyase family protein, protein MTDQVYPRTFSHIGISVPDLEKAVKFYTEVLGWYLIMEPTTIVEDDSAIGEMCTDVFGAGWEHFRIAHLSTGDKIGVEIFEFKNQENPENNFEYWKTGIFHFCVQDPDVEGLAEKIVAAGGKRRMAKPRFYYPGEKPYRMIYMEDPFGNILEIYSHSYELTYSAGAYS, encoded by the coding sequence ATGACAGACCAAGTATACCCAAGAACCTTTTCTCATATCGGTATTTCTGTTCCAGACTTGGAAAAGGCCGTTAAGTTTTACACCGAAGTACTGGGCTGGTACCTGATTATGGAACCCACCACGATTGTCGAAGACGACAGTGCCATTGGTGAGATGTGTACCGATGTATTTGGGGCCGGTTGGGAGCACTTCCGCATTGCTCACTTATCCACAGGCGACAAGATCGGTGTTGAGATCTTTGAGTTCAAAAACCAGGAAAACCCTGAAAATAACTTCGAATACTGGAAAACCGGCATTTTCCACTTCTGCGTACAGGATCCGGATGTCGAAGGGCTGGCAGAAAAAATTGTTGCCGCCGGTGGTAAGCGCCGTATGGCAAAACCACGGTTCTACTACCCGGGCGAAAAGCCTTACCGCATGATCTACATGGAAGATCCGTTTGGCAACATCCTGGAGATCTACAGCCACAGCTATGAGTTAACCTACTCAGCGGGTGCCTATAGCTGA
- a CDS encoding SDR family oxidoreductase, translating into MPANTKNVLITGCSSGIGRELALEFQRRGYRVWATARNLQNIQTLTDQNIRVLELDVTSEPRVHEVVQHILSSDGHLDILVNNAGYGSMGPLMDMPGEELEQQFSTNVFAPMTLIRKVAPGMCARKQGTIVNIGSISGVLFTPFSGSYCASKAAFNALSDVLRMELKPFGVQVVTVQPGAVQSRFADNASRVLQHVFNPDSLYRPIDAKVRARANASQDNPTPTDRFCRDLVDKLESGRRLNIIRLANGSRAFPVLKALLPTAVLETVLGRIFGLHRLR; encoded by the coding sequence ATGCCCGCAAACACTAAAAATGTACTGATTACCGGATGTTCCAGTGGCATCGGCCGGGAACTGGCCCTGGAGTTTCAGCGAAGAGGCTATCGGGTCTGGGCAACCGCCCGTAACCTGCAGAACATTCAGACGCTGACAGATCAGAATATCCGGGTACTGGAGCTGGACGTGACCAGTGAGCCCCGGGTGCATGAGGTGGTGCAGCATATTCTCAGCAGCGATGGTCATCTGGATATACTGGTGAATAATGCGGGCTATGGCAGCATGGGACCATTGATGGATATGCCCGGCGAAGAGCTGGAACAGCAGTTCTCCACCAATGTGTTTGCGCCCATGACCCTTATCCGTAAGGTGGCTCCTGGCATGTGTGCCCGCAAACAGGGGACTATCGTCAATATTGGCAGTATCTCCGGTGTGTTGTTTACCCCGTTTTCAGGCAGTTACTGTGCCTCAAAAGCCGCCTTCAATGCACTGTCTGATGTGCTGAGAATGGAATTAAAGCCTTTTGGTGTGCAGGTGGTAACGGTTCAACCCGGGGCCGTCCAGTCCCGGTTTGCGGATAATGCCAGCCGGGTGTTGCAACACGTGTTCAACCCGGACAGCCTCTATAGACCCATTGACGCAAAGGTCAGGGCGCGAGCCAATGCTTCACAGGATAACCCCACACCGACAGATCGTTTCTGTCGTGACCTGGTGGATAAACTGGAGTCCGGACGCAGGCTCAACATCATCCGCCTGGCCAATGGCAGCCGGGCCTTTCCAGTACTGAAAGCACTGTTGCCAACCGCTGTTCTTGAGACCGTTCTGGGTAGAATATTTGGTCTGCATCGCCTTCGGTGA
- a CDS encoding DUF4116 domain-containing protein, with product MMLNAPSDFSRYSDTGSGFTVLPDTGTAGTPNRETPASVISDTHAAFSSPIKYQTTRSDTTIKLGCADRKINAIPLKIRHCSESQLDVHSQNIPSREGLGGKGMFLALMQNAGLSVPPFRCIKTDTVQALENVQLDVRPLLATLEDGHEFPDEMAKTTSLAAMKRWIARIDPSEQQQRWLEALSSFVAGPDCYQQIRTLPIADTLRTVYEDLRTGLTQPDSPVIVRSSGVAEDSFGNAQAGKYESVVHGQADIVATCLQVLASAYRPAVFSQQATQGMSIILQQCIPCRVGGVAMSYRGIEDSTLVIEYGPGQPKAVVSGQHGITPHCYEIKRNGKQWEAVFNPGSPDGGFVLRANEQGGYVEEWTTFDGNTEAAASLGKDTLDSLVQGGKKLEDALMSPVDFEFAIDQDNRVWFLQVRPITRLPGGSQFSIASPSRYLDQGTPVSDGCGSGLALATDRPIDDSCLPDNVVLFCDHGGDWLLAPEVLAKIQGVVLKKGARNDHISISLRQAAIPCLLVDQPQWWPDGDSPEQVTLVCGQFQQQSGGFLLSGDREQELLGLSGGSASPDYQTALATLQAWQPALPEKEPCVARWFSWLSEQNSRLLNFLGAERLVNLCLSKNGAVQLSMHPERRAILQGCVREIGNFMQETRAFLSGYEQFLMLGAAADPKLEQSYREEITALDQQLALLQAKVEQTLADVTRPFLSEGELPAPGSDFQQWRASCQLLKDHLQRLESVNSVQRIESVHELILWLHKCFLTRLWPVATASGQGKVSRIFAIKNYVATPLYVDIVDFSTSRKEPLFDNTCRDALRQFSAKSLTVLNMPDCTRLSIQLYEHACTIDLLEQADGGKQRTFRLCYSEALAGASKERRRGKLQRVWFLMFTLLQYQKNNGFNAPEIHFNEQTGQALFELTHLPAKKDLQRIFVDILSVLEELGNMDLLLESLNLDGSQTQWNMAAIRERLINPAFFSTNQFALEHIYWCFAYMKRKSLMSRCTHDRKIRHLVEAGLIFSKATSSEIEALLHDQSAEDRNTLLWHWLLSDPDKAMPVVNQYVNWLADETTALRLVSQNGHILKYLDPEIRNQRAIVFAAIKSHPEVIADVPEPFRNDVEMMTCALANAVNPADLIAFTGAELWSNPVLFRQLLTTAVENRASALSSGAMTAYLQQNPEFYRELLLLAMERAKDDAYRIYLSACKKNLLNGDPLYRKLALTILAQKKMGHLLEYFKDLNNDRDVVYAAVRSDPIALRYAGLELQADKQLVKEAVEKEGHVLEFASAELKDDKHIVLAAVSNDGTALKYASERLRADPEIVTAALTNTGRALKHVNEQFKHLQDYLQLAVNHRMISNAIVFFDAVLRGNKKLLTIAVSKASNNFQFATQELRDDEALARLAVQNNGAMLVYASSRLCNHKDVVWLAVRHNCMALEYASPELRDNEELVRLAVQDCGLALRFASERLKGCREVVELALQQNPLALQFASDACRNDPELVGMALQLDGNVLRYVGRSLQNEPWVISAAVNSIGAVAVRHIQRSLGLRADRVFSGQVKMGT from the coding sequence ATGATGTTAAATGCACCCTCTGATTTTAGTAGATACTCTGACACAGGGTCTGGCTTTACAGTTTTGCCTGATACCGGAACTGCTGGCACCCCTAACCGTGAAACTCCAGCATCCGTCATTTCAGATACTCACGCTGCCTTCTCTTCGCCAATAAAGTACCAGACTACCAGAAGCGATACGACGATAAAGCTTGGCTGTGCCGACCGCAAAATCAATGCAATACCATTAAAAATCAGACACTGTAGCGAATCGCAGTTGGACGTCCATTCCCAAAATATCCCAAGCCGGGAAGGGTTGGGTGGGAAAGGGATGTTCCTGGCCCTGATGCAGAATGCAGGATTATCCGTTCCGCCGTTTCGCTGCATTAAGACGGACACCGTGCAGGCGCTTGAAAATGTTCAGCTTGATGTCCGCCCATTACTGGCGACGCTGGAGGATGGCCATGAGTTTCCCGATGAAATGGCCAAAACGACCAGTCTGGCGGCCATGAAACGGTGGATAGCCAGAATAGACCCATCGGAACAACAGCAGCGCTGGCTTGAAGCACTCTCTTCGTTTGTTGCCGGGCCGGATTGTTATCAGCAAATACGGACACTTCCCATTGCCGACACCCTGCGCACGGTTTATGAGGATTTGCGCACCGGCCTGACACAACCCGATAGCCCGGTTATCGTGCGCAGCTCCGGCGTGGCTGAGGACTCGTTTGGTAACGCCCAGGCCGGCAAGTACGAATCAGTGGTGCATGGCCAGGCAGATATTGTAGCCACCTGTCTTCAGGTACTCGCTTCGGCCTACCGTCCTGCTGTGTTTTCCCAACAGGCCACTCAAGGCATGTCAATCATTCTGCAACAGTGCATTCCATGCCGTGTAGGTGGGGTGGCCATGAGTTATCGTGGCATTGAGGACAGCACATTAGTGATTGAGTATGGACCGGGGCAACCCAAGGCGGTGGTGTCCGGCCAGCACGGTATCACTCCCCACTGTTATGAGATCAAGCGTAACGGCAAGCAGTGGGAGGCGGTCTTCAACCCCGGAAGTCCTGATGGTGGATTCGTGTTGCGCGCCAATGAACAGGGTGGCTATGTCGAAGAGTGGACCACCTTTGACGGTAACACTGAAGCAGCTGCCTCCCTTGGCAAAGACACTCTGGACAGTCTGGTTCAGGGAGGGAAAAAACTGGAAGATGCGCTGATGTCGCCGGTGGATTTTGAATTTGCCATTGATCAGGATAACCGGGTCTGGTTTCTGCAGGTGCGCCCGATTACCCGTCTGCCCGGCGGCAGCCAGTTTTCCATCGCCTCTCCTTCCCGCTATCTGGATCAGGGAACCCCGGTCAGTGACGGTTGTGGCTCAGGGTTGGCGCTGGCCACTGATCGTCCGATCGACGACAGCTGTCTGCCTGACAACGTCGTCCTGTTTTGTGATCATGGCGGTGACTGGCTGCTGGCGCCTGAGGTGCTGGCGAAAATCCAAGGGGTGGTGCTGAAAAAAGGCGCTCGTAACGACCATATATCCATCAGCTTGCGACAGGCAGCCATACCCTGCCTGTTGGTGGACCAGCCCCAATGGTGGCCTGATGGTGATTCCCCTGAGCAGGTCACACTGGTGTGTGGCCAGTTTCAGCAGCAGTCCGGTGGTTTTTTGTTGTCGGGTGATCGGGAGCAGGAATTGCTGGGTCTGAGTGGCGGCTCTGCCAGCCCCGATTATCAAACTGCGTTGGCGACCCTGCAGGCATGGCAACCTGCGCTGCCGGAAAAAGAACCCTGTGTCGCACGCTGGTTCTCGTGGCTGAGCGAGCAAAATTCCAGGCTGCTGAACTTTCTCGGAGCGGAACGACTGGTCAATCTCTGTTTGTCGAAAAACGGCGCAGTCCAACTGAGCATGCACCCCGAACGACGGGCGATTTTGCAAGGCTGTGTCCGGGAGATCGGCAACTTTATGCAAGAGACCCGGGCTTTTCTCTCCGGCTATGAACAGTTTTTAATGCTGGGCGCAGCCGCAGATCCGAAACTGGAGCAGTCATATCGTGAGGAGATAACAGCGCTTGATCAGCAACTGGCGTTGCTGCAGGCAAAGGTTGAACAAACACTGGCCGATGTCACCAGGCCGTTCCTGTCTGAAGGGGAGTTACCTGCCCCGGGTTCGGATTTTCAACAATGGCGAGCCAGTTGTCAGTTATTAAAAGACCACCTGCAACGGCTTGAGTCGGTCAATTCTGTACAGCGCATCGAGAGTGTCCATGAACTGATTCTATGGTTGCACAAATGTTTTCTTACCAGGCTCTGGCCTGTGGCCACCGCTTCCGGACAGGGCAAAGTGAGCAGAATATTTGCCATCAAGAATTATGTAGCAACGCCTCTATATGTCGATATTGTTGATTTTTCGACGTCCCGGAAAGAGCCATTATTCGACAACACATGTCGTGACGCACTCAGGCAATTTTCTGCCAAAAGCTTGACCGTTCTCAATATGCCAGATTGCACCCGATTATCGATCCAGCTCTATGAGCATGCTTGTACCATCGATCTGTTAGAACAAGCCGACGGTGGCAAACAACGAACCTTTCGGTTGTGTTATTCAGAGGCATTAGCCGGGGCATCAAAAGAACGTCGGCGTGGAAAGTTGCAGCGAGTGTGGTTTTTGATGTTCACACTGCTGCAGTACCAGAAAAATAACGGTTTCAATGCCCCGGAAATCCATTTTAATGAACAGACCGGTCAGGCCCTTTTTGAACTCACCCATCTTCCTGCCAAAAAAGATCTGCAGCGGATCTTTGTCGACATTTTGAGTGTATTAGAAGAGTTGGGCAATATGGACCTTCTTTTGGAGTCATTGAATCTCGATGGAAGTCAGACGCAATGGAATATGGCTGCGATCAGGGAACGGCTGATTAATCCTGCTTTCTTTTCAACTAATCAATTTGCCCTGGAGCATATCTACTGGTGCTTTGCTTACATGAAGAGAAAATCACTGATGAGCCGCTGCACCCACGATAGGAAGATTCGTCATCTGGTTGAAGCGGGACTGATTTTTTCCAAGGCGACCTCCAGTGAGATTGAAGCCTTACTACACGATCAATCAGCAGAAGACAGGAATACATTACTTTGGCATTGGTTACTTTCTGATCCAGACAAAGCCATGCCCGTGGTAAACCAATACGTTAACTGGCTTGCTGACGAGACAACGGCCCTGCGTCTGGTGTCCCAAAATGGCCATATCCTCAAGTACCTTGATCCTGAAATCCGCAACCAGCGGGCCATTGTTTTTGCCGCCATCAAAAGCCATCCTGAGGTCATTGCTGATGTGCCAGAACCCTTTAGAAACGATGTTGAAATGATGACTTGTGCTCTGGCAAATGCGGTAAACCCTGCAGACTTAATTGCCTTTACCGGAGCAGAGCTGTGGTCAAATCCCGTGCTTTTCCGTCAGTTGTTAACCACAGCGGTTGAAAATCGGGCATCTGCTCTTTCCTCTGGCGCTATGACGGCGTATCTGCAACAAAATCCCGAGTTCTATAGAGAGCTTCTTCTGCTGGCCATGGAGCGAGCAAAAGACGATGCCTATCGAATATATCTCAGCGCTTGCAAAAAAAACCTGCTTAACGGCGATCCCCTTTATCGAAAACTGGCCTTAACGATATTGGCCCAAAAAAAAATGGGCCATCTGTTGGAATATTTTAAGGATTTGAATAACGATCGGGACGTAGTATACGCGGCAGTTCGCTCTGACCCCATTGCATTGCGATATGCCGGACTTGAACTTCAAGCGGATAAACAATTAGTCAAAGAAGCAGTCGAGAAAGAGGGACACGTTCTGGAATTTGCCAGTGCAGAACTCAAGGATGATAAGCACATCGTGTTGGCAGCCGTCAGCAACGATGGCACTGCCCTGAAATACGCCAGTGAACGATTAAGGGCTGATCCGGAAATTGTTACCGCAGCGTTGACAAATACAGGCCGGGCACTAAAGCATGTCAATGAACAATTTAAACATCTTCAGGATTACCTTCAATTGGCGGTCAACCATCGTATGATTTCCAATGCTATCGTTTTTTTTGATGCGGTTCTGCGTGGCAATAAGAAATTATTAACCATTGCCGTCTCAAAAGCCTCCAATAACTTTCAATTCGCTACTCAGGAGCTGAGAGATGATGAAGCGTTGGCGCGACTGGCTGTGCAAAATAACGGCGCAATGCTGGTGTATGCCAGTAGCAGGCTGTGTAATCACAAGGACGTTGTCTGGCTTGCCGTTCGGCATAATTGTATGGCACTTGAGTATGCCAGCCCGGAATTGCGGGATAATGAAGAACTGGTCAGGCTGGCAGTGCAAGATTGCGGTTTGGCGCTGAGGTTTGCCAGTGAACGGCTTAAGGGCTGTCGGGAAGTGGTCGAACTTGCCCTGCAACAAAATCCGCTGGCGCTACAGTTTGCCAGTGATGCCTGTCGCAATGATCCAGAGCTGGTCGGCATGGCTTTGCAACTTGATGGCAATGTCCTGCGGTATGTTGGACGTTCATTACAAAACGAGCCCTGGGTCATTAGTGCAGCTGTCAACAGTATCGGGGCTGTTGCTGTAAGGCATATTCAACGATCCTTGGGCTTACGTGCTGACAGAGTCTTTAGTGGTCAAGTTAAAATGGGCACCTGA